A genome region from Rubidibacter lacunae KORDI 51-2 includes the following:
- a CDS encoding biotin--[acetyl-CoA-carboxylase] ligase: protein MRATSGTSLEGFAGASVEVLFGGDERLRLYRYGTVASTNRTLWALLDAGESLPAAVVATAQTAGRGQRGRTWHSHPGGLYLSVAIAPQLPLRERFMLTASSAWGIASALRDLGIPATIKWPNDLVLDGRKLGGILCETRVRTDTIAVAVIGVGVNWCNPTPATGIDLSSYLAGCGSRAVASLDDLTHLTGAGVLAGWARYSEVGLEIALADYTQLCSSLGRSTVVDGRIGKVVGVMPTGELRIQYGDGTSHCLKEVRRSPGTIGLGYD from the coding sequence TTGAGAGCGACTTCTGGAACGTCGCTCGAGGGTTTTGCCGGGGCATCAGTCGAGGTGCTGTTCGGTGGCGACGAGCGCCTTCGATTGTATCGATACGGAACAGTCGCTTCGACCAATCGAACGCTATGGGCTTTGCTGGATGCAGGAGAGTCACTCCCGGCGGCTGTTGTCGCCACCGCTCAAACTGCTGGACGCGGACAGCGCGGGCGGACCTGGCACTCGCACCCCGGCGGGCTGTATCTATCGGTTGCGATTGCCCCGCAATTGCCCCTCCGCGAGCGCTTCATGCTGACTGCAAGCAGTGCTTGGGGGATCGCGTCGGCATTGCGCGATCTCGGCATACCCGCCACGATCAAGTGGCCGAACGACCTGGTGCTCGACGGGCGCAAACTCGGCGGCATTCTTTGCGAAACGCGCGTTCGCACCGACACGATCGCCGTGGCAGTTATCGGCGTCGGTGTTAACTGGTGCAACCCAACGCCGGCCACGGGGATCGATCTCAGCTCGTACCTTGCCGGTTGCGGCAGTCGGGCGGTTGCCTCCCTCGACGATCTAACTCATCTGACCGGCGCGGGCGTGCTAGCAGGTTGGGCCCGCTACAGTGAGGTCGGACTAGAAATCGCACTTGCCGACTATACGCAACTGTGCAGCAGCCTCGGTCGCTCGACCGTCGTGGACGGTCGCATCGGCAAGGTCGTCGGCGTAATGCCAACGGGAGAACTCCGCATCCAATATGGTGATGGGACGAGTCATTGCCTAAAGGAAGTACGGCGATCGCCCGGTACAATCGGTCTCGGTTACGATTAA
- a CDS encoding amidohydrolase family protein, with product MYQDLLVIDADAHKLENPLILRDYIAPEYRDRVGLVVDSLGDQRAQIRDWNPATGAYDYMRMFPQPQGLGKGGFRNLHPETTLGAMFNRIRIEHMDREGIDVHVIYGTLNLIFSSILDKDLGIALCRAYNDYITDDCRPYGDRLKPVGVLPLQDVDEAVKEMHRCVEELGTISVAVAPNLPVPHPSAPDAFPEIRTCKAISHPDFRPILQAAVDLDIALAIHGGPGSYMMGGISDHTETFVLTHVFVQRNQQQHALARMVFDGAFEQFPTLRVGFLEGGCGWIPDLAHAFHEHWEKRIRDFDPQHPYRPSLMEFTKLMIQEKGGKDQINIISKARNLFDLMWSAQHDPTKIDDASLFEHSDLRHRDPMDYFERGQVFASFESDDPGPSYMAYAMGETGKRIPCFSGDYGHWDGVLTDSVKDAATCADYDRDHLARLLGGNALSLYGDRLRKSLPQSVLVGTR from the coding sequence ATGTATCAAGATCTTCTTGTTATTGACGCTGATGCCCACAAGCTCGAAAATCCGCTGATTCTGCGCGACTATATTGCGCCCGAGTATCGCGATCGCGTCGGGCTCGTTGTCGATAGCCTCGGCGACCAGCGCGCCCAGATTCGCGATTGGAACCCCGCAACTGGCGCTTACGATTACATGCGAATGTTCCCACAACCGCAAGGATTGGGCAAAGGTGGCTTTCGCAATTTGCACCCGGAAACCACGCTAGGCGCGATGTTCAATAGGATTCGCATCGAGCACATGGATCGCGAAGGGATTGACGTTCATGTCATTTACGGAACGCTGAATCTGATTTTCTCTAGCATCCTCGATAAGGATTTAGGGATCGCCCTATGTCGTGCCTATAACGACTACATCACTGACGACTGCCGCCCGTACGGCGATCGCCTCAAGCCGGTCGGAGTTCTTCCGCTTCAGGATGTAGACGAAGCCGTCAAAGAAATGCACCGCTGTGTTGAAGAGTTGGGGACCATTAGCGTTGCCGTTGCGCCTAACCTGCCCGTGCCTCATCCGAGCGCGCCCGACGCCTTCCCAGAAATTCGCACCTGTAAAGCGATTTCGCATCCAGACTTCCGTCCGATCCTGCAGGCTGCTGTCGATCTCGACATCGCGCTCGCCATCCACGGCGGACCGGGTTCGTACATGATGGGCGGTATTTCCGACCATACGGAAACTTTTGTGCTCACGCATGTTTTCGTGCAGCGCAACCAACAGCAACACGCGCTCGCGCGCATGGTGTTTGATGGTGCCTTCGAGCAGTTTCCGACGCTGCGTGTTGGCTTCCTAGAAGGGGGCTGCGGCTGGATTCCCGACCTCGCCCATGCATTCCACGAACATTGGGAAAAGCGCATTCGCGACTTCGATCCTCAGCATCCGTATCGTCCGTCGCTGATGGAATTCACGAAGCTGATGATTCAGGAAAAAGGCGGGAAGGACCAAATTAACATCATCTCGAAAGCGCGCAACCTCTTCGATTTGATGTGGAGCGCGCAGCACGACCCGACCAAAATTGACGACGCCAGTCTCTTCGAGCACTCCGACTTGCGCCATCGCGATCCGATGGATTACTTCGAACGCGGACAAGTTTTTGCCTCGTTTGAATCCGACGATCCGGGTCCGTCGTACATGGCTTATGCCATGGGCGAGACGGGCAAGCGCATTCCGTGTTTCTCCGGCGACTACGGTCATTGGGATGGCGTGCTGACCGATTCAGTGAAAGATGCAGCAACTTGTGCCGATTACGATCGCGACCATCTGGCGCGATTGCTCGGTGGGAATGCTCTCTCACTCTATGGCGATCGCTTGCGGAAGTCGCTTCCGCAATCGGTCTTAGTCGGCACGCGATAG
- the pgeF gene encoding peptidoglycan editing factor PgeF gives MVLPTAISTPAALDIRWYWREVADVPYLTCSLLDGFDHGFFTHHAEGRSPASLAALLHPGVPAYHTRQVHGNSILTPTEIGVRPNESTGADALPAADGTLSDRPQQSMWTASADCTPALVTDINSGRAAAVHAGWRGTARRILPCAIARFLAAGSRLDDLRVAMGPAIAGAVYQVDTSVAAEVGASLFPELSSATAALLTVLRALPDPPVLPDSQPNKARLDVRRINALQLLQLGLPPERIAIAPHCTYQEPERFFSYRRTRKKAVQWSGIVSRSPASA, from the coding sequence GTGGTCCTTCCCACTGCCATTTCCACCCCCGCCGCTCTCGATATCCGCTGGTACTGGCGCGAGGTTGCAGATGTGCCATACCTGACCTGCAGTTTGCTGGACGGATTCGATCACGGGTTCTTCACCCATCACGCCGAAGGTCGCTCGCCTGCCTCTCTCGCAGCCCTGCTACATCCGGGGGTTCCGGCGTATCACACGCGTCAGGTTCACGGCAATAGCATTCTGACTCCTACAGAAATTGGGGTACGTCCGAACGAGTCAACTGGCGCTGATGCATTACCTGCTGCCGATGGCACGCTGAGCGATCGCCCACAGCAATCGATGTGGACGGCAAGTGCCGATTGTACGCCGGCACTCGTGACGGATATTAATTCCGGGCGCGCGGCTGCCGTGCACGCTGGATGGCGCGGAACGGCTCGACGCATCCTTCCGTGCGCGATCGCGCGCTTCCTTGCTGCAGGCAGCCGTCTCGATGACCTGCGGGTGGCCATGGGTCCGGCAATCGCGGGGGCAGTTTATCAGGTCGATACATCCGTTGCCGCCGAAGTTGGCGCGAGTCTCTTTCCAGAGTTATCTAGTGCGACGGCTGCCCTGCTAACCGTGCTGCGCGCGCTCCCAGACCCGCCCGTCTTACCGGACTCGCAGCCCAACAAAGCCCGCCTCGACGTACGGCGCATTAATGCCTTGCAGCTACTACAACTCGGGCTGCCGCCCGAGCGGATTGCCATTGCACCCCACTGTACTTACCAGGAACCGGAGCGCTTTTTCTCCTATCGGCGTACTCGCAAGAAAGCCGTACAATGGTCGGGCATTGTCAGCCGCTCGCCGGCATCTGCTTAA
- a CDS encoding Mpo1-like protein: protein MSYFQAAKAHFVACHQHPINILLHHIVNLLVIAGIVFLFYDWRVALLCGVLTQVLALGGHALFEKNEPAFRRYPGIVILVSMSWSFENLFGLRQLWQARTRPVKQS, encoded by the coding sequence TTGAGCTACTTTCAAGCAGCAAAGGCTCATTTTGTCGCCTGCCATCAGCATCCTATTAATATTCTGCTCCACCACATCGTCAACCTGCTTGTTATTGCCGGAATTGTTTTCCTCTTCTATGACTGGAGAGTCGCGTTATTGTGTGGTGTTCTCACTCAGGTGCTTGCTCTTGGCGGGCATGCGCTCTTCGAGAAAAACGAACCGGCCTTTAGGAGGTATCCGGGGATTGTTATCCTCGTTTCAATGTCTTGGTCCTTCGAGAATTTATTCGGTTTGCGCCAACTTTGGCAAGCTCGAACGCGACCTGTCAAGCAATCCTGA
- the bchI gene encoding magnesium chelatase ATPase subunit I, producing the protein MTAASVSAPTNLRRRIVFPFTAIVGQEDMKLALLLNAIDPKIGGVMILGDRGTGKSTTIRALADLLPEIEIVAGDPYNSSADDPDLMSDEIREQLAQLPAGATLATAKIKVPMVDLPLGATEDRVCGTIDIEKALAEGVKALEPGLLARANRGILYVDEVNLLDDHLVDVLLDSAASGWNVVEREGISVRHPARFVLIGSGNPEEGELRPQLLDRFGMSVEVRTERDPELRVQIVEQRSEFDADPQGFETRYQEPQALLSDRLALAQQRLPDVSIEYDMRVQISRVCAELDVDGLRGDIVTNRAAKAIAAYEQRDAVTVDDVRRVMPLCLRHRLRKDPLETIDSGYKVEKAVAEVFGLQLPAD; encoded by the coding sequence ATGACCGCTGCTTCCGTCTCAGCCCCGACCAATCTCCGCCGCCGCATCGTCTTCCCCTTCACGGCGATCGTCGGTCAGGAAGATATGAAGTTAGCCCTACTGCTCAACGCGATCGACCCAAAGATCGGCGGCGTTATGATTCTCGGCGATCGGGGTACGGGCAAATCCACCACCATCCGCGCGCTGGCCGACCTGCTGCCCGAGATCGAGATCGTTGCTGGAGATCCTTACAATAGCAGCGCTGACGATCCGGACCTCATGAGCGATGAGATCCGAGAGCAACTCGCACAATTGCCTGCCGGCGCAACCCTCGCGACTGCCAAGATAAAGGTGCCTATGGTGGACCTGCCGTTGGGGGCTACCGAGGATCGCGTCTGCGGCACCATCGACATTGAAAAAGCCCTTGCTGAGGGCGTCAAAGCTCTCGAGCCTGGGCTGCTCGCTCGCGCCAACCGCGGCATCCTCTATGTCGATGAAGTGAACCTCCTCGACGATCACCTCGTAGACGTTTTGCTCGATTCCGCCGCCAGTGGTTGGAATGTCGTCGAGCGCGAAGGAATTTCCGTCCGCCACCCGGCACGCTTCGTGCTGATCGGCTCCGGCAATCCGGAAGAAGGCGAACTGCGCCCCCAGCTGCTCGATCGCTTCGGCATGAGCGTGGAAGTTCGTACCGAGCGCGATCCCGAACTGCGGGTTCAGATCGTCGAACAGCGCTCCGAGTTCGACGCCGATCCTCAAGGCTTTGAGACCCGCTATCAAGAGCCCCAAGCGTTGCTGAGCGATCGCCTTGCTCTCGCCCAGCAACGCCTTCCCGACGTCAGTATCGAGTACGACATGCGGGTGCAAATTTCTCGCGTTTGTGCCGAGCTCGACGTTGACGGACTGCGCGGTGACATCGTCACCAACCGGGCTGCTAAAGCGATCGCGGCTTACGAGCAACGCGACGCGGTGACGGTTGATGATGTCCGGCGCGTCATGCCTTTATGTTTGCGCCATCGCCTGCGCAAGGATCCGTTAGAGACGATTGACTCTGGCTATAAAGTAGAGAAGGCTGTTGCCGAGGTGTTCGGATTGCAACTGCCTGCAGACTAA
- the bioU gene encoding (S)-8-amino-7-oxononanoate synthase BioU: MVDVLNMDAIAIGILGFGGLGQAAARLLNQKQELRWVAAADRAGYAYDPKGLDTDVCIAATRERGSLGSVPEVGASAADSIAALRDRARVDGYFLALPNLPNTFMADVARGFIASGWRGVMVDALKRTSAVEQLLELRADLEAAGITYLTGCGATPGLLTAAAAIAAQSYAEIHNVCITFGVGIANWDAYRATIREDIAHMPGYNVERARTMSDAEVEALLDATDGVIKLENMEHADDIMLELAGVCPRDRVTVGGIVDTRNPQKPLSTNVQVTGRTFEGKISTHTFTLGDETSMAANVCGPAFGYLKAAVALHRRGWYGLHTAADIMPRFAR; encoded by the coding sequence ATGGTGGATGTTCTGAACATGGACGCGATCGCGATAGGGATTCTCGGATTTGGCGGTTTGGGGCAGGCAGCCGCGCGGCTGTTGAATCAAAAGCAGGAGCTGCGATGGGTTGCTGCTGCCGATCGAGCGGGATATGCATACGATCCCAAGGGACTCGATACCGACGTTTGTATTGCGGCGACGCGCGAGCGCGGTTCTCTAGGTTCGGTGCCGGAGGTCGGCGCAAGTGCAGCCGATAGTATTGCCGCCTTGCGCGATCGCGCCCGCGTTGACGGATATTTCTTGGCCCTGCCGAATCTCCCCAATACCTTTATGGCTGACGTGGCGCGGGGCTTTATCGCTTCAGGCTGGCGCGGCGTCATGGTGGATGCCCTCAAGCGCACGAGTGCGGTCGAGCAGTTGCTGGAGTTGCGCGCCGACCTGGAGGCCGCAGGCATCACTTACTTAACTGGATGCGGCGCGACGCCCGGTTTGCTTACGGCTGCTGCGGCGATCGCGGCCCAGAGTTACGCTGAAATCCACAACGTGTGCATTACTTTCGGCGTCGGCATTGCCAACTGGGATGCCTACCGCGCCACGATCCGCGAAGACATCGCCCACATGCCCGGCTATAACGTCGAGCGCGCTCGCACCATGAGCGATGCCGAGGTCGAAGCACTCCTCGATGCCACCGATGGCGTCATCAAACTCGAAAATATGGAACATGCTGACGACATTATGCTCGAGCTGGCTGGCGTGTGCCCGCGCGATCGCGTGACGGTCGGCGGCATTGTCGATACGCGCAATCCGCAGAAGCCGCTTAGCACAAACGTGCAAGTGACCGGACGCACGTTCGAGGGCAAGATTTCGACGCACACCTTCACACTCGGCGACGAAACTAGCATGGCAGCCAACGTCTGCGGACCGGCATTTGGCTACCTTAAAGCAGCCGTCGCCCTGCACCGACGCGGCTGGTATGGACTGCACACCGCTGCCGATATTATGCCGCGATTCGCCCGCTAG
- the lepB gene encoding signal peptidase I, protein MTAKDRPSEGPPPAPKSPRGALRENIQTLAIALVLALLIRTFIAEPRFIPSESMLPTLEVGDRLVIEKVSYRFRPPRRGEIVVFTPPPLLQQQGYESDQAFIKRVVAIEGDRLRVRNGRVFLDGRPLDESAYIAEPPAYPLGPVVVPPESLFVMGDNRNNSRDSHIWGFLPADHALGRAVFRFWPPSRIGPIRVRLGS, encoded by the coding sequence ATGACTGCCAAGGATCGCCCATCTGAAGGCCCGCCACCCGCTCCAAAATCCCCGCGCGGGGCACTCCGCGAAAACATTCAGACGCTCGCGATCGCTTTAGTGCTGGCGTTGTTAATCCGCACCTTTATTGCCGAGCCGCGCTTCATTCCATCCGAATCGATGTTGCCAACCTTGGAAGTTGGCGATCGCCTGGTGATCGAGAAAGTTTCTTACCGCTTCCGACCGCCGCGCCGGGGAGAGATCGTCGTGTTTACCCCCCCGCCACTCTTACAGCAACAGGGGTATGAAAGCGACCAAGCTTTTATCAAGCGCGTAGTTGCCATCGAGGGCGATCGCCTGCGCGTCCGCAACGGCAGGGTTTTCTTGGACGGTCGCCCGCTAGACGAATCTGCCTACATTGCCGAGCCTCCTGCTTATCCGCTCGGACCGGTTGTCGTGCCCCCGGAAAGCTTGTTTGTCATGGGCGATAACCGCAATAATAGCCGCGACTCCCATATTTGGGGATTCTTACCAGCAGACCATGCGCTCGGACGGGCGGTATTCCGTTTCTGGCCGCCAAGTCGAATCGGTCCGATTCGCGTGCGGCTGGGCTCCTAG
- a CDS encoding L,D-transpeptidase, translated as MLCRCGLTGAIAFLGMSLPAFAATPGPIADIEVATAADWLQDLSLPGLREPDAYLPAVTPAVHLVIRLSDRRVYLYRHEELEASYPIAIGKDGWETPTGEFEVRQMLVDPAWEHPWTGEVVPPGDGNPLGRRWIGFWTDGTDSIGFHGTPNESLIGQPVSHGCVRMRNADVAALFEQVEVGTPVIVKP; from the coding sequence ATGCTGTGCAGATGCGGGTTGACCGGCGCGATCGCCTTCCTGGGAATGTCATTGCCTGCCTTTGCTGCAACACCGGGACCGATCGCGGACATTGAGGTAGCAACAGCAGCCGACTGGTTGCAGGACCTATCGCTGCCGGGTTTGCGCGAACCGGATGCATATCTCCCGGCGGTCACGCCGGCAGTGCACCTAGTGATTCGCCTGAGCGATCGTCGGGTGTATCTTTACCGCCACGAAGAATTGGAGGCGAGTTATCCAATCGCAATCGGCAAGGACGGCTGGGAAACACCGACCGGCGAATTTGAGGTGCGCCAGATGCTCGTCGATCCAGCATGGGAGCACCCCTGGACGGGCGAAGTCGTCCCACCAGGCGATGGCAATCCGCTCGGGCGGCGCTGGATCGGATTTTGGACGGACGGAACCGACTCCATTGGCTTCCACGGCACGCCGAATGAAAGCTTGATCGGACAACCTGTCTCCCACGGTTGCGTTCGCATGCGCAATGCCGACGTGGCGGCGTTATTCGAGCAAGTAGAGGTGGGAACGCCAGTCATTGTCAAGCCGTAG
- a CDS encoding ABC transporter ATP-binding protein, whose product MTTTTCNGALTKATPVIELRGVSKFFDNKPILDEADLEIYPGDALAIIGPSGTGKSTILRAIAGLMPIDSGEIYVNGKLRKGLIEESTDPLAISMVFQQAALFDSLTVAENVGFALYQHSQLPPQRIQEIVDYALELVGLPGAGPLMPSELSGGMRKRVSFARAVMHDPDNRNSAPSVVLYDEPTAGLDPIASTVIEDLVRYLQRDVSACSTYVMVSHQESTIRRTGDRILFLYQGKFQWSGSVSELDTTDNPLVRQFLSASVQGPIKVAPARRV is encoded by the coding sequence ATGACCACGACTACCTGCAATGGTGCACTTACCAAAGCGACGCCCGTCATCGAGTTGCGTGGAGTATCTAAATTCTTTGACAACAAGCCGATTCTCGACGAAGCCGACTTAGAAATTTACCCCGGCGACGCACTGGCTATTATCGGTCCCTCTGGAACGGGAAAGTCAACAATTTTGCGCGCGATCGCGGGCTTGATGCCGATCGACAGCGGCGAGATTTACGTCAACGGGAAGCTCCGCAAAGGCTTAATTGAAGAAAGCACCGACCCGCTTGCGATTAGCATGGTGTTCCAGCAAGCTGCCTTATTTGACTCGCTCACGGTAGCGGAAAACGTCGGTTTTGCCCTGTACCAGCACTCTCAGTTACCGCCCCAACGCATTCAAGAAATTGTCGATTACGCTTTGGAACTAGTCGGATTGCCAGGAGCTGGTCCGCTGATGCCTTCAGAGCTCTCAGGTGGGATGCGCAAGCGCGTTAGCTTCGCCCGCGCCGTTATGCACGATCCCGACAATCGCAATTCCGCCCCGTCGGTGGTGCTCTACGACGAGCCGACGGCCGGACTCGACCCCATTGCCTCAACCGTGATTGAAGATCTGGTTCGCTATCTTCAACGCGACGTATCCGCCTGCAGTACTTATGTTATGGTCAGTCACCAGGAGAGTACGATCCGTCGGACAGGCGATCGCATCTTGTTCCTTTATCAGGGCAAGTTTCAATGGTCGGGGTCCGTTAGCGAGCTGGACACAACGGACAATCCACTCGTGCGACAGTTCCTCAGTGCAAGCGTTCAAGGACCGATCAAAGTAGCTCCGGCCCGAAGAGTGTAA
- a CDS encoding DUF429 domain-containing protein yields MSYLRAEPGYNKVFGGKVLAGQELDSNEGDRLRFLGVDLGWSTGPTGLCCLGWENDRLQLLALERLSALDDILDWCDRYTTPDLPAGIAVDAPTIIPNATGMRVPDRLAHKFFSRYHAGCYPANLGRSFAARTIAFGTSLEAQGFVHADAIAPRRPQRFQIEVFPHAATVQLFRLDRICKYKRGRLSDRKRELARLRGYIADVLPVLELPLDFASSPVALPDDFADLTGAALKASEDRLDAVICAYVAAHWWWWGRARTQVLGDIKSGYIVVPLASDRATDEPRQADAAAVP; encoded by the coding sequence GTGTCCTATCTTCGCGCAGAGCCTGGATACAACAAAGTATTTGGCGGTAAAGTCTTAGCGGGTCAAGAGCTCGATAGCAACGAGGGCGATCGCTTGCGATTTTTGGGCGTCGATTTAGGGTGGAGTACCGGCCCGACGGGGTTGTGCTGCCTGGGCTGGGAGAACGATCGCCTGCAGCTACTCGCTCTCGAGCGCTTGAGCGCCCTGGATGACATCCTCGACTGGTGCGATCGCTACACCACCCCCGACTTGCCGGCAGGCATCGCCGTCGACGCGCCGACAATTATTCCTAACGCTACAGGCATGCGCGTGCCCGATCGCCTCGCGCACAAGTTCTTCAGCCGCTATCATGCCGGTTGCTACCCGGCGAATCTCGGCCGGTCGTTTGCCGCGCGCACGATCGCCTTCGGTACGAGTTTGGAAGCCCAAGGCTTCGTCCATGCCGACGCGATCGCGCCGCGCCGCCCACAACGCTTCCAAATTGAAGTGTTTCCCCACGCGGCGACCGTGCAATTATTTCGGCTCGATCGCATTTGCAAATATAAGAGGGGCCGCCTCAGCGATCGCAAGCGCGAACTCGCGCGCCTGCGCGGATACATCGCCGACGTGCTGCCAGTCCTCGAGCTACCATTGGACTTCGCCAGCTCGCCAGTCGCGTTGCCGGATGACTTCGCCGACCTGACTGGAGCTGCTCTGAAAGCCAGTGAAGATCGCCTGGATGCAGTCATCTGCGCTTACGTTGCCGCCCACTGGTGGTGGTGGGGAAGGGCTCGGACCCAGGTGCTCGGCGACATCAAGAGCGGTTATATAGTGGTGCCCCTGGCCAGCGATCGCGCTACTGACGAGCCCAGACAAGCTGATGCGGCGGCCGTTCCTTAG
- a CDS encoding M23 family metallopeptidase, which produces MTSQPLHWSASVPARRWFLRSFIWLGGAGLGLLSDSVGIAQSALAPASSATEAFQTAVVVSTPAPESLLPDIRPAIATVGTSASDLHGTSGWAIAQSLPVTNSDEVSLPDLPPLVPAEQKGAVAVERDATQEDSNSAIASPPLPADAPEVTATVEVTVQIPNAVSLPPLEPIAPPRHSLPAQYETLRQPPATTVADAPAAEDGKNRLVDPVPYSIGTTTASAPTVRLRNRTTGCETVVQGEEVTLSCDPTRAGASGFSPELPPPPALPSIADLGPAASGTAIANVPLPEAIALPSDLPPPPHVAAELEALQLPGNGDTELLFPLLTAGSLSSSYGWRIHPIFHVRHFHTGADLAAPFGTPVVAAYSGRVETAAVNSGYGLLVTLRHADNAQESRYGHLSSAYVRPGEWVEQGQVIGRVGSSGNSTGPHLHFEWRIRKDGRWVAVDPGAQLLAAARGIFIDPLALPEPRLLVASDLVTGASQTIKLDSARTSWLQVPDINSLRLQLEASVNRLYHRAALRPRLVSPDLSLPNAIAAALPWNIARPVFPPPEDVSAFWRAVAAITDLFERIPAIALEPQRVETETSLPNAIASPLPEPPSGRWVAADDVDLNADALRDDALDLNFQLQPHERARATAWQLEPERLLDRPVLD; this is translated from the coding sequence ATGACTTCGCAACCTTTGCATTGGTCCGCGTCGGTCCCGGCCCGCCGTTGGTTCTTGCGCAGCTTCATTTGGCTCGGCGGGGCCGGTCTCGGTCTCCTCAGCGACAGTGTCGGGATCGCTCAATCTGCTCTAGCACCAGCCTCGAGTGCAACCGAGGCGTTCCAGACTGCCGTTGTAGTTTCGACGCCAGCCCCCGAGTCATTGCTGCCCGATATCAGACCGGCGATCGCCACGGTCGGAACCTCCGCAAGCGACTTGCACGGAACGTCTGGCTGGGCGATCGCGCAGTCATTGCCCGTGACGAATAGCGACGAAGTATCGCTGCCGGACCTGCCGCCATTGGTTCCAGCTGAGCAAAAGGGCGCTGTTGCAGTCGAGCGAGATGCAACGCAGGAGGACTCGAACAGCGCGATTGCCTCGCCGCCCCTACCCGCCGACGCCCCCGAGGTGACCGCAACGGTCGAAGTAACCGTACAGATTCCCAATGCCGTCAGTTTGCCACCATTGGAGCCGATTGCACCGCCGCGCCATTCCTTACCCGCACAATACGAAACGCTTAGGCAGCCACCCGCAACAACCGTAGCCGATGCCCCGGCTGCCGAGGACGGCAAAAACCGCCTTGTCGATCCGGTTCCCTACAGCATCGGCACTACAACTGCCTCTGCACCGACCGTGCGCTTGCGCAATCGCACCACCGGTTGTGAAACCGTCGTCCAGGGAGAAGAGGTAACCCTCAGCTGCGACCCAACCCGCGCGGGCGCATCGGGATTCTCCCCGGAATTGCCACCGCCCCCGGCGTTGCCATCGATCGCCGACCTCGGGCCGGCTGCATCGGGCACTGCAATTGCTAACGTACCCTTACCGGAAGCAATTGCCTTGCCGTCGGACTTGCCGCCGCCGCCCCATGTTGCTGCCGAACTCGAAGCACTGCAATTGCCCGGCAACGGGGATACGGAACTACTGTTTCCTCTGCTGACAGCGGGGTCGCTGAGCTCTAGTTATGGCTGGCGCATTCACCCGATTTTCCATGTGCGCCACTTCCATACCGGTGCGGACTTGGCTGCGCCCTTCGGTACGCCCGTGGTTGCGGCCTACTCCGGTCGCGTAGAGACAGCTGCCGTCAACTCTGGATACGGTTTGCTGGTAACGTTGCGTCATGCCGACAATGCTCAGGAGTCGCGTTACGGGCACCTCAGCTCGGCTTACGTGCGACCAGGCGAATGGGTCGAGCAAGGGCAAGTAATCGGCCGCGTGGGCAGCTCTGGGAATTCTACCGGACCGCACCTGCATTTTGAGTGGCGCATTCGCAAAGACGGACGTTGGGTGGCGGTCGATCCGGGCGCACAGTTGCTGGCTGCCGCTCGGGGGATCTTCATCGATCCGTTGGCGCTGCCCGAGCCGCGATTGCTGGTTGCAAGCGACCTCGTGACAGGTGCTAGCCAAACCATCAAACTCGATAGTGCTCGCACCTCTTGGCTGCAAGTTCCCGATATCAATTCCCTGCGGTTGCAGCTCGAGGCATCGGTTAACCGTCTCTACCACCGTGCTGCCCTGCGCCCGCGCTTGGTCAGCCCGGACCTATCTTTACCCAACGCGATCGCAGCTGCCTTGCCCTGGAACATAGCGCGGCCAGTTTTCCCGCCTCCCGAGGACGTGTCGGCATTCTGGCGCGCGGTAGCAGCCATTACCGATTTGTTCGAGCGCATTCCAGCGATCGCCCTAGAGCCGCAGCGGGTTGAAACCGAGACCTCGCTGCCCAACGCGATTGCTTCGCCGCTTCCAGAACCGCCGAGCGGGCGCTGGGTTGCTGCCGATGACGTCGATCTCAATGCCGATGCCTTGAGGGATGACGCCCTCGACCTAAACTTCCAGTTGCAGCCCCACGAGCGCGCGCGCGCGACTGCCTGGCAACTGGAACCGGAGCGCCTACTCGACCGACCCGTTCTCGACTGA